One part of the Streptomyces sp. AM 2-1-1 genome encodes these proteins:
- a CDS encoding fused response regulator/phosphatase, which yields MSPQSHADSAVATVMVLDDNDTNRYIVGSWLRRAGHTVVEAADGTEGLALLAKSPDALLPELAIVDVKLPDMSGFEVCEQIKADPRTAHLPVIHVSATAIEVSDRTQGLHRGADAYLTEPIAPDELLATVTAALRYARARRRAERLATRVAALNSSTLAVYAARDGEAFTDAAAVGAATLMYSPTVAVALSPDGRTVYLATARAREQERAAGARRAEEAPVTLAHGDPRLLDHLSDNALGDGTGTEITVLDGADWKALTCRDGDSRADVFPDRVALVLARTKRGRPPVALAVDAATLVGADDRELLSQLAQACALALEALRSHSEEHALVLALQRTFLPDRLPAVPGVDMAVRYEPAADHAEIGGDFYEAIETPAGLLLAIGDVAGHSLKAAMIMGEVRHALRAYAIEGHDPQTLLTRLDALLVRLRPSITVTVCLVLVEPGGRRMHVANAGHIPPLLRNPDGSTRYLTEHGPLLGLSLPHAPAVPHAVEPGSTLLLLTDGLIEVPGEDLDESMAALDRTLATASPELEELCDTLLETFGKGKTDDIALLAARIR from the coding sequence ATGAGTCCCCAGTCCCATGCCGACAGCGCCGTGGCCACGGTCATGGTCCTCGACGACAACGACACCAACCGCTACATCGTGGGCAGCTGGCTGCGCCGTGCCGGACACACGGTCGTCGAGGCCGCCGACGGCACCGAAGGGCTCGCGCTGCTCGCGAAATCCCCCGACGCACTGCTCCCGGAACTCGCCATCGTCGACGTGAAGCTGCCCGACATGAGTGGCTTCGAGGTCTGCGAGCAGATCAAGGCGGACCCGCGCACCGCTCATCTGCCCGTCATCCACGTCTCCGCCACCGCGATCGAGGTGAGCGACCGCACCCAGGGACTCCACCGGGGCGCCGACGCGTACCTCACCGAGCCGATCGCCCCCGACGAACTCCTCGCGACGGTCACCGCCGCACTCCGGTACGCCCGCGCGCGCCGCCGGGCCGAGCGGCTCGCGACCCGCGTCGCCGCGCTGAACAGCAGCACCCTCGCCGTCTACGCGGCCCGCGACGGAGAGGCGTTCACCGACGCGGCGGCGGTCGGCGCCGCGACGCTGATGTACTCGCCCACCGTGGCCGTCGCCCTCAGCCCCGACGGCCGGACCGTCTACCTCGCGACCGCCCGGGCGCGGGAGCAGGAGCGGGCCGCCGGCGCCCGCCGTGCCGAGGAAGCGCCGGTCACCCTCGCCCACGGTGACCCCCGGCTCCTGGACCACCTGTCCGACAACGCGCTCGGCGACGGCACCGGGACGGAGATCACCGTCCTCGACGGCGCCGACTGGAAGGCCCTGACCTGCCGGGACGGGGACAGCCGCGCCGACGTCTTCCCCGACCGGGTCGCGCTGGTCCTCGCCCGCACCAAGCGGGGTCGCCCACCGGTCGCGCTCGCGGTCGACGCCGCCACACTCGTCGGCGCGGACGACCGTGAACTACTCTCCCAGCTGGCCCAGGCCTGTGCGCTGGCCCTGGAGGCGCTGCGCAGCCACAGCGAGGAGCACGCGCTCGTGCTGGCCCTGCAGCGCACGTTCCTGCCGGACCGGCTGCCCGCCGTTCCCGGCGTCGACATGGCCGTACGCTACGAACCCGCCGCCGACCACGCGGAGATCGGCGGCGACTTCTACGAGGCCATCGAGACCCCGGCCGGGCTTCTCCTGGCCATCGGCGACGTCGCGGGGCACTCCCTGAAGGCCGCCATGATCATGGGAGAGGTACGCCACGCCCTGCGCGCGTACGCCATCGAGGGGCACGACCCGCAGACCCTGCTCACCCGGCTGGACGCCCTGCTGGTCCGGCTGCGGCCCTCCATCACCGTGACCGTCTGCCTGGTGCTGGTGGAACCGGGCGGAAGACGGATGCACGTGGCCAACGCCGGCCACATCCCGCCCCTGTTGAGAAACCCCGACGGCTCCACCCGCTACCTCACGGAGCACGGCCCGCTGCTGGGACTCAGCCTCCCGCACGCGCCCGCCGTACCGCACGCGGTCGAGCCCGGCTCCACGCTCCTGCTGCTCACCGACGGTCTGATCGAGGTCCCGGGCGAGGACCTGGACGAGAGCATGGCCGCCCTGGACCGGACCCTCGCCACTGCCTCGCCGGAGCTGGAAGAGCTCTGCGACACCCTGCTGGAGACCTTCGGCAAGGGGAAGACCGACGACATCGCGCTTCTGGCGGCCCGGATCCGCTGA
- a CDS encoding ATP-binding protein has product MVTLPTAEGTVLLATVALATEQDIFMLRRSGKAAAEALGVERQDQIRLATALSELGRDVLGSSGLRVTFGTVPGASPVLRVVVLWRDGPGPGREAVEAASRLVPTRHDPAGRAVTIEQQLSVGAATTESLRRAQDLLAAHRGSTELDDARAQTSDLIAALEESRAQREELRRLNDELEETNRGVVALYSELSAELEETNRGVVALYAELEEKSSQLREASEAKTRFWANVSHELRTPVNSVVGLARLLLDIDGERLDEEQRRRVSMISASGATLLALVDELLDVAKAESGRLEPHWDAVDLRATLGQLRGTLRGYETRSGVTLTVAEPDPATTLVSDEVMVTRILRNLLSNALKFTEEGTVRLDVAAGQGDGGTEVVFTVSDTGIGIPAEEQHQIFEEFYQVRGAHQRGRSGTGLGLPYARRLTELLGGTLVLTSTPGRGTEVVVRLPATHPGEGPPDTDGQHPPAQLSLLVSIDDDEVFRSTIRPLVAQLAERVVEVGEGGRAVDAIRRNRPDAVLLDLHMPDMDGYDVLTELAGDPSLAGIPVVVITSAADATLDHQRLSHARAVLDKSSLTLPRLAAAFRDVPEQAPAPEESLRTAGEGGTR; this is encoded by the coding sequence ATGGTGACGCTCCCCACGGCCGAGGGGACCGTGCTCCTGGCGACCGTCGCCCTCGCCACCGAGCAGGACATCTTCATGCTCAGGCGCAGCGGGAAGGCGGCCGCCGAGGCCCTCGGGGTCGAACGGCAGGACCAGATCCGCCTGGCCACCGCCCTCAGCGAACTGGGGCGGGACGTCCTCGGCTCCTCAGGCCTCCGGGTCACCTTCGGCACGGTGCCCGGAGCATCACCGGTCCTGCGCGTCGTCGTGCTCTGGCGCGACGGACCCGGACCCGGACGCGAGGCCGTCGAGGCGGCCTCCCGGCTCGTACCGACCCGGCACGACCCGGCCGGCCGGGCCGTGACGATCGAGCAGCAGCTCTCGGTGGGCGCCGCCACCACGGAGAGCCTCCGGCGGGCCCAGGACCTCCTCGCCGCGCACCGGGGATCGACCGAACTGGACGACGCCCGCGCGCAGACCAGCGACCTGATCGCCGCGCTGGAAGAGTCCCGCGCCCAGCGTGAGGAGCTGCGCCGCCTCAACGACGAACTGGAGGAGACCAACCGGGGAGTGGTGGCGCTCTACTCCGAACTGTCCGCGGAGCTGGAGGAGACCAACCGCGGAGTGGTCGCCCTCTACGCCGAACTGGAGGAGAAGTCGAGCCAGCTGCGCGAGGCGAGCGAGGCGAAGACCCGGTTCTGGGCGAACGTCAGCCACGAACTGCGCACCCCGGTGAACTCCGTGGTGGGCCTGGCACGCCTCCTCCTGGACATCGACGGAGAGCGCCTCGACGAGGAGCAGCGCCGTAGGGTCTCGATGATCTCCGCGTCCGGGGCCACTCTGCTCGCCCTCGTCGACGAACTGCTCGACGTCGCCAAGGCCGAGTCCGGACGCCTGGAGCCGCACTGGGACGCCGTCGATCTGCGGGCGACCCTCGGCCAGCTGCGCGGCACCCTGCGGGGGTACGAGACACGGAGCGGAGTCACGCTCACGGTGGCCGAACCCGACCCGGCCACCACCCTCGTCAGCGACGAGGTGATGGTCACCCGCATCCTGCGCAACCTGCTCTCCAACGCCCTGAAGTTCACCGAGGAGGGGACCGTCCGGCTCGACGTGGCGGCCGGGCAGGGCGACGGCGGCACGGAGGTGGTCTTCACGGTGTCGGACACCGGCATCGGCATCCCGGCGGAGGAGCAGCACCAGATCTTCGAGGAGTTCTACCAGGTACGCGGCGCGCACCAGCGCGGGCGTTCCGGGACCGGCCTCGGCCTCCCCTACGCGCGGCGTCTCACCGAACTGCTCGGCGGCACCCTCGTCCTGACCAGCACCCCGGGCCGGGGCACCGAGGTCGTCGTCCGCCTGCCCGCCACCCACCCGGGGGAGGGCCCCCCCGACACCGACGGACAGCACCCGCCGGCGCAACTCTCGCTCCTCGTCTCCATCGACGACGACGAGGTGTTCCGCTCCACCATCAGGCCCCTCGTCGCCCAGCTGGCCGAGCGCGTCGTCGAGGTGGGCGAGGGCGGCCGCGCGGTCGACGCGATCCGCCGGAACCGCCCCGACGCGGTCCTGCTCGATCTGCACATGCCCGACATGGACGGCTACGATGTGCTGACGGAACTCGCCGGGGACCCCTCGCTCGCGGGGATCCCGGTGGTCGTCATCACCTCGGCGGCCGACGCCACCCTCGACCACCAGCGGTTGAGTCACGCGCGAGCGGTGCTCGACAAGTCCTCACTCACCCTCCCCCGGCTGGCAGCAGCCTTCAGGGACGTCCCCGAACAGGCTCCCGCCCCGGAGGAATCCCTCCGTACGGCGGGAGAAGGCGGCACGAGATGA